A region of the Vicia villosa cultivar HV-30 ecotype Madison, WI unplaced genomic scaffold, Vvil1.0 ctg.001415F_1_1, whole genome shotgun sequence genome:
CATGAtatctaaaagaaattagagtAGAATTTTACTAATTTTGCACAGCTAAGGGTTAAGGAATCATGATTCAGAAACAGTGGGGTAAGGCAATTGTAGGCAGTGAAGTAGTTCTAGAGCAAGGCATTGCAGTGAAGAATGTATGCTCCTTTGTTACATCCTCCAAACACAACTTTAATGAGTATATTTAAGTAACTAAAGCAATATTTTGAAAACTACTAGACCAGACATTGACCCGGAAAAGGCACAGGTTTGAGGTTCAATGGTTCAGCCACAATTAAACCGATGacaaataacatttaaaaaaatatgaaatatgaaATATAATACATTAGacatgaaaaatataattaaaattttatgcaCTGTACAATGAAAAATATGattatcaaaagatacatgaccATTTAGGGGAGtagatataattttattatttagcatatttaatattataattgacAAAATATCTGTTGGTTGATACAATTTTGTAAGGTAAACCATCTGTAGGGTTTTTGCAAATATGTGTTGGATTATTTGGTTTAGTTTACTATTGGCCCAAAAATCAAAACAAGCGCTTACCTAAATTCACAatcccttaaaaaccctaattcggtAATTCCTAATCACAGCTGGTGCACTCGTTATCTTGTTTTCATTTTGATCTAACTTTATGATCAGGTGCATGGTTCTTGGTTGCAAGAaaacaagaaataaataatagaagGTACATGTTTTCCCTCTATCGCTTCATTTGATTTTTACTTCAACTGTTCAACATACCACAATAGAGTGACATGACAATTCTGCAATAAGGGAATAACCTTgcattgtttttttcttcttcaaaaacaattattttccccAACCAGTTCAAGCCGTGGAACGGCCGATTTTTACCGGTTCTGCCAGTTTTTGACCGGGTTTGGCAGTTCATGGCTGGTTCCTGTAAACCCGGTCATGGAGTTTGTTTGGACCCGAATAGAGGTCGGTTTTCAGAACATTGGGGAAAGTGCACACAAACCACAGTTGTTACTCGTTTTACAATTAAGATACCTTTAACATCAATTTTGTCCCAACTAGTCCTTAACTGCATAGAATGACAAGATGTTGTTTTTTGTTAACTTAGATTTACTCCTTAATGAACAAATCACAACTTTTTGTCTCTTAAATTTAAACCATTAATTCGTTATTTTTTATATACTTAGAAgagcttttttttatttttaaacttatacTAAATACAATAGAACAATAAGACTAACCTTAAACAATTGTGTTTTTCCTTCTTCAATTAAATAATACAATTTTAAAAAGGGAAATAATCCCaagattttaaaatcaaaactataaTCATTGGTTAaaatttgttcattgttaatAATTTGATTCCACATTGACATAAGGACCAAATATAACAGTTGCTggagtttaatttaatttaaggaCTAATTGGGATGAAGTCAAAGTGTCTATTTGCAGAAATCCTACATTGTGGCTAGAAAAGGATAAAACCTACATATAAATATGATAATCCAGTAATCTATACCATTTAGTCAATTGTTGTAGCTATAAAATTTCAGTGAAATACTGTTGCATAATCCTCCCAAACATTTAATTATACTTAATGGAATTCGTGAATTGATTAAAAGtaccaaaaaatattttcattttaagtATGATCAAAGTGTAAGAGGTGCTAAAAGAAGCTGTAGCAAAATGCTTCACCAatagattcaaattcaaattgctgatAAAAAAAACTGCAGCCTTATTCAACAAAAAGGACGTATAAGTTTATAACATAATAACatcgtttttttttttactttatcagTTTATTGTAGATAAAAACTACAACACCTTTACCATGAAAActttagaaatttgagaaatattTGACCCAACTGATAAACCCGTGCAAATAAATCCATTATATTTTTGTGAGGAACATATGACCCAGGTGTGTTTTTGACAAAGAACATACAGAACCTTCATAAACCCAAAATTACTAACTATAGCAGCAGTTACACCCAGCCATAGATCTATTTATACATTGATACAAAATTACTAGTCCCAGTTTAAATGGTCTGAATACAGCTGATAAAAGAAAGCCCAAGGCAAAAAAAAGCTAACTATAAGATTCTTAGTAACTTCAAGCGCTCATAAGCCATCACCCAATTTCTTACATGACTAATGGGGGACCTAAGGCAGCACAAATTCATGAATGGACCTTGGAAGAAACTTGATAATTCTTTTGAATTATAACAGGtcattttaaactattttttgatATCTAATAATAAATAGTTAAATGGAAAAGAATGGGATGGGATAGAACAAAATGGagcaaaatgaaataaaattaccatttaattaattgaatGTTTATGGGATGGGATGAACAAAAAAGATGGTTCGACCCGTGGATTATTGGATGCAACTACATGGAATGCGTCACATCATGTTCCATTTCATTTCAACCTATTTTAAACAATCCAAAAAAATGGTCCTATTATGATCTCGTTTCATTTAATCTCACTCCATTTTACATATGTTTATTTAACAATATGAGCTGGTAATAATAAGAATACGAAATGTaaccaaaaataataaataaaaaatatgaacaatAAACCTAGAAAAACCTACTTTTGAACACAAGGCGCACCTGATTGACTAGCTCATGGATGCTTCTTTTTCCGAGAACACTCTTACCCAACTCTTCTGGATCTGCATTTGGTAAAGCATTTGGTAATCTGCTTTGACTCCCTGGTTGAACTGCATTAGTTTGTGCAGCTACAAGTGATGAAGGTTTCTGATTTCCTGGCCCTTGTAGCCTCGTAACCTGTGGCTGGTGAGGCACATGTAGAGCTCTTGAAGACGGAACTTGTTGCCCAAAATGCTCCTGGGCTTGATTAGGAGGCAAAGATTGCGGCTGCTGTGAAGTTGTTGGCATGGACTGTTGCTGCTGCTGCGGCTGAGAAATATGTGTCCTTTGCTGCAAGGATTGTGGGTTCAATTGCTGCCTATAAGCCTGAGATGGCAAAGGAGGCTTCCCTGGCGGCCCAGATGACAACCATGGCTGATTAATTGACTGCATATTTTGTGATGCACTTGGAGATGGATTTGCAGGTGATCCCGCAGATGACGGTCTCATAAGCCCACCATGACCTTGGAAGCTCTGAAGAAAATataacaaactaagaaaagaaaccaTAAACTTTTCCCCCAAAAAAATTGTGTTTGCATTCAGGGCACAAACAATTACAAGCCTAACACAATTTTAATCAAGTAATACCTAAGAATTAGAAATGCTCAAACGTATTAAGGCCCTGTCTGGACAAACAACTTAGTTAAGTTCTTATAACATAAATGCTCATGTATAGAAATTTGCAAattaaaaaagacaaaataaagtgaaatcattttcttatAAGCTATCCTGGACAGCTTATAAAGGTATCATAAGTTGTTTAAGCAAATAGATAAACTCAAATAAGACTTATGTTATCAATCTCAAATAGTGGCGCAGCGCGGCCAACTTTAGAAATAATGGGAACGGGGAGTGGAACGGACGATACGATATTTTAGTGATATGGACACTAATACAGTTGATAGTatatgtagcaccgacacctctgaaaacaGGCGTGTCCGTGTCCGTGTCGGTATCGGACACTTccaccgacacttgtgattacgtttaatttattcattttttcaatctTTTATCGGGGTCGCCGTGTCAGTGTCAGGGTCAAATTtggggtgtccgtgcttcatactTGATACTAAAGAACACATAattgttaaaaattaaaattaattaattaaattttatgaaGTATTCAGATTTAGAAATAAAAATCACAAGTCTTTAGCAAAACATACTAGCAAATGCCAgtaaatttcaataaaataactTTGATCTCCTTTAAAATTTAAGGGTAAAATCATATACAGCTGACATCCGAAACCAATCTCGTTATTGTCAGCCGAGTCACCCATTTGTGACGGAATAGCATGATCTGGCGCGGTTTTCTTGGTTTTGCTGTTCCGTGCCAAGATAACAGCCGGAACGAGTCTAATAATATAGAATAAGATAATCCAAACAGGAACTCACATACACTAAAAAATTCCAATCATGCAACAATACTCATAAGCAGCATTCAGTTTCACTTTCTCAACAGAACAGAGTAAATCCAAAATACTAACTTGTGAACCAGCAGGTTGATTACTTTGTGCAGGGGGTTGCGGTCTAAGAGACGACTGAACCGGTCTCAGCTGATGTGAAGGCATTCCACCTGGCCTTAATTGAGAACCCGAACCTAAAGATCCTAGCATCCCCATTCCTTGCATTGGCGTTCTCACCTAAACAGTAACATTCAATCAGAAAgcttcaaaaatcaaaacaatcaTAATCAAAATGTAAAACCCTACCTGAGCGGTATTAGAATTCGAGGTAGAATCCGACCGACCTAATCCGCCGAAGTgttgtccaaaggaagaagaaaaCGGAGGGGAAGGGTTCTGGTGGTGCGCGGGTACACCGATTGCCATTCCGCCTCGTGGCGCGGAAGCGGAGGAAATTGAAGATGAGGCTGGTTGAGGAGTGGCAGGTGGGATTGACGGGAAGTGGGAGAAATGGGACTGTGGAGGCGGAGGGTTTCTGCTGAATGAAGGGGGAGGACGAGATTGGGGGAGGACTGGAGTGGGGGGTTTGGGGTTTGGAGTTTGGATTAGGTTAGGGTTAGGAATTGGGGGAGGATGGGAGGGTGCTGAGATGGGAGGGGTTGAGGAGGAAGATGCGGGGAGAGAGGGTGGCGGTTGTTGGGGCTGAGAATGTGCGGGTTCGGCAGGATTTCTAGCGGTGGTGCCGGTTGCCGGAGGTTGGGATTCCATGGAGTTGTACTTGCAGTTACTGTGAATTATGTAAAATTTGAAACTTTCAAATATAATTCAAATGCTctccatttataaaaaaatataaaaaaaattgaggtGAAATTGACTATTTCTCACTAGATCACATGGGTCTCTCATGTACCATCAAATTTGACAAAAATATCATCCTTTCcaaccttttttttttaacattgtttTGTTTGATATATGCATCTCCATAAGCATTAAAACATCGATTTTCTTAATTGAAAATATCtcaaattaattggaaaaatctcaaatctcaattaattggaaaaatctcaaattaattaacTAGATGCAACGGAAGcattaaaacatagtgaaacttgAGATTTTCTCAAAAGAACGGTTccgtagtgtcataccccaaaatttgcccgatccaaTTTGcgtctattaatttattaaaggtattaaaattaagagttatggggtttaacatatctattgttaaacctgcCCTCTTATAaaacctttcaattaaatttagATGTATAAATTTTGAGCCCAATCATTTGGCCCAATCTATCCCATTATAAGGTTTGAATCTTTATTTTTCTATGATAATCTAGTAACCATTATttgatataattattattataaatttattaactagtattttactaattaatatttgtttaattattattaataattaattctaatattattagaattattattattttcaatcattGTTATGTAAATATAATTAGCTAATTaattagttgggcaataggcccattaggtgtagaaaaccctaactttaactaatataaataagaTATTTTTGTACACATTATAGAGGCCAAACGAATTAACCCAATTTTTACTACCTTCTTCACGTACATATCCGACCAACCCTTATTTTTCTAACTCTGTCTCCCTCACGTATACAACACAGAACTTTCTAACAATCCTAAACCGCACTCTACCGCTCTCTCCTGTGCATACCCAAAACCTTATACCATCATCACAATAATAACACAACCTGTAATTTTTGGCTTCATCACTATTTTCAACCCACACACAATTTtacaaagtaaaaaagaaaaaaaaaacattttctttaGTTATCAAACAGCAGGAACGTGCCACGCCGATTCGCTACGCAAACAAAATCAAACTACATCGCAAGTATATCCGACGAAATCAGATCTTCCTCGATGTTGCTCTGAACACGGCAAACACAATAATACCGTTACGGTTTCGAAGTTCCATTCACTATAATCGCCCTGCACAATCGAAACAGAACACCGACATCTGACAATTGTGACTCACAAATCAAGCCTACCGCAATCTTCGTCACTTATTGTACACCAGATCACAAGCAACAACTCACACAGCAGCGAAACGCATCACCATCGTAATAGCTCCGATTACAGCCACCGCAACGCCGCCTTGAACCATGTCGGCAAACCGCGCACCATCTAACAACTTCTGATCTGTGACATCCAAGCTCAACCGGATTGGAGATTAGAGATTGGGGGAAGACATGTTATCCTTTGGAATTTGTGTGTATTTGTATAAAAGTTGAGAGAAAAGAAATTGAAATtggagatgaagaagaaaagcaaacaTCATGAACAGAGAGAAAGGAATTGTGGGGAGAGAAACAATTGAGGtatttttctattcttttcaaTTTATGTGTTAaagtaattgttttattttttaattattacacCAAGATTTGAAATAGTCAAAAGATTGTTATGGGTCACATTTATTGGGGAGATTTAAGATTGAACTTGTTTGGAGAGAAATCGTGAGGACAGGGAGAGTAATTTGGACTATTATGCTATttacattttaataatattttaatttaaggaTATAATCTATTAGTATAATTGAtcattttgattttattaattactTAGTCTAATCTAATTAATTGTGATTAATTAATGAGAAAATgggtcatgcactgacagtgtaaaatatttttacactttcAACCAATTACCACCATACATCtaattaaaacattcttttattttaaaaaaactttaatgacatgacacattcatgactccctattggatgacagtgtaaaactattttacactgggacagtgcactaccttttaactcttaattaatttagttttgctAAGTTTTCATTAATCAAGAAAAGATATAAAAAGTACTTTTTATATACTTCTAATTTTTCTAACTAATATGGTACCATAGTTGACTATAATAAAACAATTCATTCTAAACACATTGAATAAAAggcatataattataattattttgttttattattataaataattatataattaagttttaattgttaagtatatttatgattatttttaatcaaaatatgATAAACATCAAaacttaatttattattcgtttcgattaaatttattgatcgcgatgggtaataatcaattatttaattatttaatcaaaataataaaatacatttattttgctaaatggttttaaccaaatctattggttacgatgattagcattttccctttatcaaaattcgttattatttgtaatcgaatttatcgattatgaggggtaacgataattaaaatacacatatttgctattcgtgataatcgaatctatcgattatagtggttagcaatcctcccttcaatccgttagccatggtaatcaaacctattgattattgtaactaatggtgacatattaaatcagggttgtacgcccaaatcttaaaacacactaaaccacggtaCTACGAATTTTCATCTTTTCAAcattgcgatgttcacaactacgataaggtaattcaaaataccttcgaacttcgcatttcaaaacaagttcaaaacaacttcaaaccatatcaaatcaaactcaaaggcgtacaaccctgtccccgaactacgttgactctgatcctccataaggaggtacgtaggcacttggcaacaaggcgagtccccctcttccaaactctaatcatgttcaaataattagcctttaaccctattaactatcTGTTGCCTTTCTCTATGTTTTATGCCataaccttcatctttgcaatgttaacctttaggaaaagggttttgggtgcctaacaccttcccttaacccg
Encoded here:
- the LOC131635046 gene encoding transcription initiation factor TFIID subunit 12, whose product is MESQPPATGTTARNPAEPAHSQPQQPPPSLPASSSSTPPISAPSHPPPIPNPNLIQTPNPKPPTPVLPQSRPPPSFSRNPPPPQSHFSHFPSIPPATPQPASSSISSASAPRGGMAIGVPAHHQNPSPPFSSSFGQHFGGLGRSDSTSNSNTAQVRTPMQGMGMLGSLGSGSQLRPGGMPSHQLRPVQSSLRPQPPAQSNQPAGSQSFQGHGGLMRPSSAGSPANPSPSASQNMQSINQPWLSSGPPGKPPLPSQAYRQQLNPQSLQQRTHISQPQQQQQSMPTTSQQPQSLPPNQAQEHFGQQVPSSRALHVPHQPQVTRLQGPGNQKPSSLVAAQTNAVQPGSQSRLPNALPNADPEELGKSVLGKRSIHELVNQVDPLEKLDPEVADVLGDIAENFLESIIRSGCSLAKHRKSTTLEAKDVLLHLEKNWNITLPGFGGDEIKNYRKPLSTDIHKECIAAIKKSMVATEAAHPRGSAGQASGSAKGSQAKTPFSVIGSPNLKNS